CAGATACTAGAAGATATTTAACAGGCTATAGTGTGTATTTGGGTGATTCCCTAATCTCTTGGAGGTCCAAGAAACAAAGTGTCAAGATCATCAGCAGAGGCTGAGTACAGGGCAATGGCAACAACCACACGTGAGATTGTGTGGGTTCTTCAATTGCTCAAGGATTTGAAAGTTCATCATCCTCAAAGTGCATTGCTTTTCTGTAATAATCAGGCTGCATTACATATTGCAGCTAATCCAGTATTCCATAAAACGACAAAGCATATGGAGGTGGATTGCCACCTGGTGCGAGACAAAATTCTGGAAGGTGTGATAAAAAAATTCCACGTTTCAAGCAACTTACAACAGATATATTCACTAAAGCCTTGGGTTTACCTGCCTTTTCCAGATTGGTAAATAGTGTGTTTAGTGGATATCTTTGCACCAAGTTTGAATGTTCCTTTTAGCTCTACTTCCACATCAGTTCCAAGTCTCAGAACCATCAGTTCAggacttgagggggagtgtgAAGATTCAAGATAACCAAGAGCAAAGGACTGTGTCATTTAACAGAAGAAAGTGAAGccagagatgaagaagaagaacaacagtgtttttttaattgaaaagaagaaattaaaggaAACGGTGTCATTCCATTTGAATCAAGAAGATACAAGACATGGGTTGGAGAGTTTAAACACGTGACTAGTTTGTTAGTCTGTCATTGCTTGTATAGATGTCAGTCACTGATTGGTGTGTTTAGAAATTAgttagtttattttgttttggctCCAACTTAATGCTCTGGTaattgtgtgtatatatatatatagcagagCTTAGTGTAATTATTTCTTACGCTTTGTAATTCATTTTCTCAGCAATAAAATATCAGATTCATATTTAGAAAGATCTTTCAATTATACAGGCTGGAATAAGTTTGGCCATTTATTTTTGGTGGGGGTGGGGTATGTAAGGCTGGGCTCGTTGCAAGTGATGTTTAGCACTCAAATTGAGGTTTAGGTGCTTAGATGTGCAAGGCAGTATGTATTTTTTAGCTTAGCActattatttgaaattgttgGATGTTCTATTTTGGCTGGAATTTATTGTTTCTGGTGTCAAAAGTGAGCTACTCCAGTAGAGTGAAGAGCAAAAAACTGTTGAGTATTGACTACTTATCTCTATAACATACTTCTGAAACTGGTCAGCtataaaatgattttgaaaaccTTAGCACAGTCTGATACTATATAACGTACAAAGGTCAAGTtctaaataaattgtaaataaagctagagacagagagaaatataggaaatatttgaatttatattataattaattatatattcaaATACAATGCAATTAAATTAAGACATTCTTTGAACTAGCTAGATCACTAAACATCCAAGGGATCCCAGCCTACCCTACAAATGGGACAAGGAGTAGCATGGTTGCTCTAACTCAACCATGTCTGGATGCACTCTGCATGGAATGCATGGCTGCATGCAGGAATCTCAGCAACCCTGTCACCCTCCTCAAAGTCTCCAAGGTAGATAATGCACTCTGTGGTGATGAATCCAGCACCGGCATCAGCGTGGAAAGGTCGTAGTGGGAGTTCCGGTGGAGGACCAAGCTCTAGGTTGGGGTTGGAGTTGGTGTTGTTGGCATGTTGATCAGGTTGTGCAGGGTGGCACCACCTCCAGCAAAAGTGGACGATCCCAATGAAGAGAAAAGCTCCAATAACAGCACCCACATACCCCACAACCTCAATGGCACTagagctccactgctgtgatgGCTCAAAGGAGTCAATTGCTCCTACTACATGGAGGAAACAACAGaggcaaaagagaaaaaatgggGGTCCCTTGgccttgagagagagagaggaaggagaGTAAGAGATTGAGagatcgagagagagagagaaagggcgAGAGGAAGAtattgagaaaatgaaaaagatcgAGGGAGGGATGAGAGGTTAAGAGATAGAGTTGATAAAAATCTGTGGTCTCCACTGGTTATGCTTAAGGAACTGTAACTTAGCCAACTGGTTCTTCGTAAGTCATCTTCGAAGACAACCTTCGAATGTCGTCTTCGAAGGTCGCTTTCGAATATCGTCTTCGAATATTGGTACTGCCATTTCCGGTAATAAGCCGAAATAGTtatatttggaaaaaataaaatgaatgagaaagaagaggaagaagaccAGAActgcaaagaagaagaagatacgCGGCAGAAGAAGTTTTTCAGTCACAGTATGAAAGAGATTCAATTTAAtgcttattagttatttttgtttttcttttaatgcgGTGGCTGAGGATTTGCCCTGTACTCCTCTATTTTCTTATGAATGTGGTTATGTATATCACTCATGTTGCCATGTAGAGAACAACATTGTTTTTAAAATCcctaagtttcttttttttatgaattattcaTACGGTTCACTaatcactaactaaaaaaaaatcatttaattaaattaagtatataaaaaacccaaatttttagGCCCTAAAATCCCTTGAGCTGGCCCTTTGGGAGTTGTATCTTTGTAGGGGGAGTTTATCTACTTCGCTTAGGGCTAGCATAGCGTTTTGGGGGGAGATTTTTCTACTTGCTTTGAGTAGCCATCTATATTTTTGGTCTGTACTTATGGGTTTCGTGCTTGTCCTTGACATCAATCTTAATTTTACGATTATATCTTTAATTGATATCTTTAATTGATATCTTTAGTAGGTTACACATTGCTATACTAATTGATCAAATACTTGCAAGtatgttctttgttttttgtgtgcATGTCTTGAATTGTAATTAACTATTACTGGTCATAAATTTCATATGATGTGCATGATGTGCCTGTTTACTGTTTTTGGAAAAGATACGTACGTACACTACATCAAAAAATGTGTATTACATCAAGtattaatacaacaaaatatgtaTATAGTAGTTTTAGACAAAATATCGCATTTACAAGTTAAAATGgttgtaatagtaacttaaaattgttaaattattacatcaacaataataaattgcaataaattataattttcagcTACAATAGAAGCTTTAATATATTAggaaaaattgttgcaataacttaaaATGAAAGAATCGTTGCAATAAATTGATACCAATTATTTTTGCAATGTATTGCAACGAAAATTTCGAATTAATGGGTTATTGCAACAAAGTTACTATtgcaataatttgatattaattcGTTGCAATCAATTGCAATGACAAACACGTAGCTGCAATGAATATATCGTTGTAATAATTTAGTATCAATTATTTCATAGTCAATCGCAGTGacaaaatgaattaattatctTTTACAATGAAGATATCATTACAGTAATTTAATCCGACttattttgttcaattatttGCAATCTATTACAATAAGTTTCGTGAAGTAATAACTTATATTTAAAAGATATTTGAAATAGTAAATTGTTTATTGCAATagtatatatatcattgcatcaaagttattattaaaatatttggagtttattgcaacaaaaatttttgttgcataaacctattacttcaaattttattacaacatCTTGTATCAATTATTGCAATGACTCTAATGCTATTGCAATGGTTTTTTTCGTTGcaataaacattttttcctGTTGCGGTAGCACTTATTAAGTCAGTTATCTTAGTTCAATATTTGGCTAATGGGGACTATTTGAGTTtgataagtttatattttaattgaccaattgatcattttgtaatcttgagtcataatttttcctttttcttttttggtattgGGTTTTGCCAATAATTGCCAAATGAAGAGGTTATTAGGTTTAATAGTTTAAGTGTTAGCAAATTAGGACAAATCGTGAGCCTTGTTATGTTCAAATGCCCTTATTCAAGTTTAAGATGATAACTCCATATTAGTTCAATGAAATAGGAGTTTCTTGTTTCTCATCACATAGCTTGATACCTTTAAGCACACCTCTAGATAAATCGATAATCACACAACAAGATTCTCAATAGGCCCATTAAGTTGGTTTTCAGTTCTAATTTATGCCCTATTTgacatactatatatatattaaaaaaaaattaagtccactAAAATgcatgagagagaaagagaaagcacTTTGTTGTACATAAAAAGTCCAAATCCTAATTTTCTCTAGTTCACCATCTTGTGAACAGATAAGCAAGGGGTTGAATCTTTAATTTGAATTGATTATAAAGCTTTTTGCAGCCAAGGGGAAATTAATTGAATATGCATCTTTATTAAATCTGAAATTCCTTTCCGAGTTAAACTGAATACTTTAATTCAAATGTGCTTTGGATTCATTATGGATGATTTTCAATGCTTAATTAATCATTAATGTTCCTTGACTTCAACCTTATTTAAATTCGAGCCCTTAATTCTTTTAGGGAAAGATATTATC
This portion of the Castanea sativa cultivar Marrone di Chiusa Pesio chromosome 7, ASM4071231v1 genome encodes:
- the LOC142644140 gene encoding RING-H2 finger protein ATL52-like; the protein is MAVPIFEDDIRKRPSKTTFEVGAIDSFEPSQQWSSSAIEVVGYVGAVIGAFLFIGIVHFCWRWCHPAQPDQHANNTNSNPNLELGPPPELPLRPFHADAGAGFITTECIIYLGDFEEGDRVAEIPACSHAFHAECIQTWLS